A genomic region of Halopelagius longus contains the following coding sequences:
- a CDS encoding site-2 protease family protein, translating to MESVDSAEDPPVEALQSVFHLHETRRDGGRILYYGESRVPERMLVREVWPAFRRAGYEVQVTSTDSGREDVVVARPVSEGVDGVPWKNLSLLLATVVSTMFVGALTWYYIPFSEVTANPLVVLRAWPFTAAILGVLATHELGHYVVGRYHGVDISLPYLIPFVFPFGTLGAIIQMRGQMPDRKALFDIGVAGPLAGLVATIIVTAVGLSLPPMTVPSWAVQEGSEVIVFNNPPLLNIIATILGRPTEYADPTVTVHPVIIGGWVGMFFTVLNLLPVGQLDGGHIVRAMVGEAQERIAAFVPLVLFGLAAYLHYVLGNSLSESVGLWAFWGLISAAIAFKGPADPIDDSPIGPARMALGIVTFALGALCFLLVPIEVMTV from the coding sequence ATGGAATCCGTCGATTCGGCGGAGGACCCGCCGGTCGAGGCCCTTCAGTCGGTGTTTCACCTCCACGAGACGCGCCGGGACGGTGGCCGAATCCTCTACTACGGCGAATCGCGCGTCCCGGAGCGAATGCTCGTCCGCGAGGTGTGGCCGGCGTTCAGACGCGCCGGATACGAAGTGCAGGTCACCTCGACTGACTCCGGCAGGGAGGACGTGGTCGTCGCCCGACCGGTTTCCGAGGGCGTCGACGGCGTGCCGTGGAAGAACCTCAGCCTCCTTCTCGCCACCGTCGTCTCGACGATGTTCGTGGGCGCGTTGACGTGGTACTACATCCCCTTCTCGGAGGTGACGGCGAACCCCCTCGTCGTCCTCCGGGCGTGGCCGTTCACCGCCGCCATCCTCGGCGTGTTGGCGACTCACGAACTCGGACACTACGTCGTCGGGCGGTACCACGGCGTCGACATCTCGCTTCCGTACCTCATCCCGTTCGTCTTCCCGTTCGGGACGCTCGGGGCGATAATCCAGATGCGCGGGCAGATGCCCGACCGGAAGGCGCTCTTCGACATCGGCGTCGCCGGCCCGTTGGCCGGTCTGGTCGCGACGATTATCGTCACCGCAGTCGGCCTCTCGCTCCCGCCGATGACCGTCCCGTCGTGGGCGGTACAGGAGGGCAGCGAGGTCATCGTCTTCAACAATCCGCCGCTCTTGAACATCATCGCGACGATACTCGGGCGACCGACCGAGTACGCCGACCCGACCGTCACCGTCCACCCGGTCATCATCGGCGGGTGGGTCGGGATGTTCTTCACCGTGTTGAACCTCCTGCCCGTCGGTCAACTGGACGGCGGCCACATCGTCCGCGCGATGGTCGGCGAGGCGCAGGAACGCATCGCGGCGTTCGTCCCCCTCGTGCTGTTCGGCCTCGCGGCGTACCTCCACTACGTCCTCGGCAACAGCCTCAGCGAGTCGGTCGGTCTGTGGGCGTTCTGGGGGCTGATATCGGCGGCTATCGCGTTCAAAGGCCCCGCCGACCCCATCGACGACTCGCCGATCGGTCCGGCCCGGATGGCGCTGGGCATCGTCACGTTCGCGCTCGGAGCGCTCTGTTTCCTCCTCGTGCCCATCGAAGTGATGACCGTCTGA
- a CDS encoding DUF7123 family protein has product MSATANPSTESASENVSKEDRLKQYLVEKAQDGELYFKSKFIADEVGLSPKEIGALMVKLRESATELTIEKWSYTSATTWRIEPNQA; this is encoded by the coding sequence ATGAGCGCAACCGCAAACCCCTCCACCGAGTCCGCAAGCGAGAACGTCTCGAAAGAAGACCGTCTGAAGCAGTACCTCGTCGAGAAGGCGCAGGACGGCGAGCTGTACTTCAAGTCGAAGTTCATCGCGGACGAGGTCGGTCTCTCCCCGAAGGAAATCGGCGCCCTGATGGTCAAGCTCCGCGAATCCGCGACGGAGCTGACCATCGAGAAGTGGTCGTACACGAGTGCGACTACGTGGCGCATCGAGCCGAACCAAGCTTGA
- a CDS encoding molybdopterin synthase, with product MHLLGVVGSGATELCERVAPLLDGRVATVESLSDVSGADATDSVPSLESASAADAAYGLGPDGSWVAAGEGKTLGDVLDELAARYDYALLSGFPDADVPTVALGGAPAAEAELEAEDAESVELDAVAELAETGEPHVTLERLVERAKASPRAEYAGAIATFTGRVRAKDEEDDARTVRLEFEKYDGVAEERMATIESELADREGVEEVLTFHRTGVVEDGDDIVFVVVLAGHRREAFRAVEDGIDRLKDEVPLFKKETTVEDDFWVHDRP from the coding sequence ATGCACCTGCTCGGAGTCGTCGGGTCGGGGGCGACGGAACTGTGCGAGCGAGTCGCACCCCTGCTCGACGGACGCGTTGCGACGGTCGAATCGCTCTCGGACGTGTCGGGCGCGGACGCGACGGACTCGGTGCCGTCGCTGGAGTCCGCCTCGGCCGCCGACGCCGCCTACGGACTCGGGCCGGACGGGTCGTGGGTCGCCGCGGGCGAAGGGAAGACGCTCGGCGACGTTCTCGACGAGTTGGCCGCGAGGTACGACTACGCGCTTCTGTCGGGCTTCCCCGACGCCGACGTGCCGACGGTGGCCCTCGGCGGGGCGCCGGCGGCCGAGGCGGAACTCGAAGCCGAGGACGCCGAGTCGGTCGAACTCGACGCCGTCGCCGAACTCGCGGAGACGGGCGAACCGCACGTCACCCTCGAACGCCTCGTCGAACGGGCGAAGGCGTCGCCGCGTGCGGAGTACGCCGGCGCTATCGCCACGTTCACCGGGCGCGTCCGCGCGAAGGACGAGGAGGACGACGCCCGGACCGTCCGGTTGGAGTTCGAGAAGTACGACGGCGTCGCCGAGGAGCGAATGGCGACCATCGAATCGGAGCTAGCGGACCGAGAGGGCGTCGAGGAGGTCCTCACGTTCCACCGAACGGGCGTCGTCGAGGACGGCGACGACATCGTCTTCGTCGTCGTCCTCGCCGGACACCGCAGGGAGGCGTTCCGCGCGGTGGAGGACGGAATCGATCGATTGAAGGACGAAGTTCCGCTGTTCAAGAAAGAGACCACCGTCGAGGACGACTTCTGGGTGCACGACCGGCCGTAA
- the pyrH gene encoding UMP kinase has product MRVVISIGGSVLAPELDARRVEGHASVVENLAREGCEIGAVVGGGGVARDYIHAARDLGANEVQLDQIGIDVTRINARLLIAALGPQVDPKVAHDYEEAGDAIRRGDISVMGGIMPGQTTDAVAAALAEYVDADLLVYGTSVNGVYSSDPTADDGAEKYDELSASELVDVIAPMSRDAGASAPVDLLAAKLIERSKVRTIVLDGTDPERIERAVLSGDHDGTNIVPEGVGDEPSYWAQQ; this is encoded by the coding sequence ATGAGAGTCGTTATTTCTATCGGCGGGAGCGTCCTCGCGCCGGAACTCGACGCGAGACGCGTCGAGGGGCACGCGTCCGTCGTCGAGAACCTCGCCCGCGAGGGCTGTGAGATCGGTGCCGTCGTCGGCGGCGGCGGCGTCGCGCGCGACTACATCCACGCGGCGCGGGACCTCGGCGCGAACGAGGTCCAACTCGACCAGATCGGTATCGACGTGACGCGAATCAACGCCCGCCTGCTCATCGCGGCACTCGGCCCGCAGGTGGACCCGAAGGTCGCACACGACTACGAGGAGGCGGGCGACGCCATCCGCCGCGGGGACATCTCCGTCATGGGCGGCATCATGCCCGGACAGACGACGGACGCCGTCGCGGCGGCCCTCGCGGAGTACGTCGACGCCGACCTCCTCGTCTACGGAACCAGCGTCAACGGCGTCTACAGTTCGGACCCGACCGCCGACGACGGCGCGGAGAAGTACGACGAACTCTCCGCGTCGGAACTCGTCGACGTCATCGCGCCGATGAGTCGCGACGCGGGCGCGTCCGCCCCCGTGGACCTTCTTGCGGCCAAACTCATCGAACGCTCGAAGGTCCGCACCATCGTCCTCGACGGGACCGACCCCGAACGAATCGAACGCGCCGTTCTCTCGGGCGACCACGACGGGACGAACATCGTCCCCGAGGGCGTCGGCGACGAACCGAGTTACTGGGCACAGCAGTAG